DNA from Krasilnikovia cinnamomea:
GCGTGGCGGCTGCGCCACATGCTGGTCCTTGTCGCAAGGAGCATCGGGGAATGGTAGCGGTTGCCACCCTAGGTGTTCTGGACCGTGACGTTGCCGTCGGTGGTCCGCGCGGTGATCACATTCGCCGACTTCGGGTCGTCGGGGAACTCCACCCGGCTCTCGCCCGAGCGGCTGTCGGCCTGGACGTGATAGCTGCCCTCGGGTACCCGGACCAGCACGTCACCGCTGGTTGCCTCGGCGGTCACCGGGCCGGGGGCGGCCAGCTCGACGGTCACGTCGCCGCTGGTGGACTTGGCCTGAACGGGGCCGCCGACCCGGTCGGCCCTCAGGTCACCGGAGGTCGTGCGCAGCGTCGCCGGGCCCTTGCCGCCCTCGACCGAGATGTTGCCCGAGGTGGTGACGGCCTTGAGGTCGGCGGCCGCGTCGTGCACCACGATGTCGCCCGAGGTGAGCGACACGTCCGTGGGGCCGACCCCGGTGAGGGTGATGTCGCCGGAACGCAGCCCACCGCGGACCGCGACCCCGGCCGGCGCCTCCACGTCGTACGACACGGTGCAGTCGGGGCCGCAGTTGGTGTCCAGGGTGAGCACGGTGCCGTCGAGGGAGTAGCCGCCGGCGGGGTCCGTGCCGCTGCGTACGAGCCGGGTGATCCGCGTCTCGCCGATGGCGGAGGTGCGCACGGCGACGTCACCGACGGAGCCGGTCAGCCGGATCTCGGTGACCTTGACCTTCTCGACGTCGTGGAACGTCAGCTGCGCACCGATCCCACCGCACCCGGACAGCGCGGCCGCCGCCGCGAACATCAGGGTGAATGCGCCCGCGCGTCGGATCAGGGTGGGATTCATGCTGCAGACGGTAGGGCCAGCGGGACGGCCAGACCATCGGTTCTCCCACCCAGCCGACCCGGATTCGACCCTGAGATGCGGCTCGGGGTTGTCGTACCCGCGCGGGGGTCGTCGCACCGGCGGGGCAGAATGGCCGGGTGCCCGCCGGATACCGCCGACAGCTCTACCGCGACGACGCGGTGGTGCTGCGCGTGCAGAAGCTGGGGGAAAGCGACCGGATCATCACGTTGCTGACCCGCCGGCACGGTCGGCTGCGCGCGGTGGCCCGGGGGGTGCGCCGCACGACGTCGCGGTTCGGCGCCCGGCTGGAGCCGTTCGGCCACGTGG
Protein-coding regions in this window:
- a CDS encoding DUF4097 family beta strand repeat-containing protein translates to MNPTLIRRAGAFTLMFAAAAALSGCGGIGAQLTFHDVEKVKVTEIRLTGSVGDVAVRTSAIGETRITRLVRSGTDPAGGYSLDGTVLTLDTNCGPDCTVSYDVEAPAGVAVRGGLRSGDITLTGVGPTDVSLTSGDIVVHDAAADLKAVTTSGNISVEGGKGPATLRTTSGDLRADRVGGPVQAKSTSGDVTVELAAPGPVTAEATSGDVLVRVPEGSYHVQADSRSGESRVEFPDDPKSANVITARTTDGNVTVQNT